Proteins encoded within one genomic window of Halocatena marina:
- a CDS encoding manganese catalase family protein, which produces MFFHENSLQYEVEVEQPDPYFAKMLQQAIGGAEGEMRVALQYMFQAFAVPQEKQEYRNLLMETAVEELGHIEMLATAVTKNLEGARDEQIEDAREDPVIAAMLDGGQPRQALSAGLHAMPVDSNGVPFSGGYVVASGNLAADMYANVMAESTGRLLATRLYEITDDPGMEHMLEYLIARDTMHQNQWHAALETMDDHIPVPASFPQEKENQDVNYQFMSTFKEEHSNPRQRWTEGESIDGKSEFSYGRQPGIDTADIEEMIDEMYNEAN; this is translated from the coding sequence GAAAACTCACTCCAGTACGAAGTTGAGGTAGAGCAGCCAGATCCGTACTTCGCAAAGATGCTCCAGCAGGCAATTGGCGGAGCCGAAGGCGAAATGCGTGTCGCGCTCCAGTACATGTTTCAGGCGTTCGCAGTGCCACAAGAGAAACAGGAATATCGAAATCTCTTGATGGAAACCGCGGTCGAAGAGCTCGGTCACATCGAGATGCTAGCGACTGCCGTCACTAAGAACCTCGAGGGCGCTCGTGACGAACAGATTGAGGATGCGCGCGAAGACCCCGTGATTGCAGCGATGTTGGACGGTGGACAGCCTCGTCAAGCACTCTCTGCGGGACTTCACGCAATGCCAGTTGACAGCAACGGCGTGCCGTTCAGTGGTGGGTATGTTGTCGCAAGCGGAAATCTCGCGGCAGATATGTACGCGAACGTTATGGCCGAATCCACGGGCCGACTCCTCGCGACGCGACTCTACGAGATCACGGACGATCCCGGGATGGAACACATGCTTGAGTACCTCATTGCGCGCGATACGATGCACCAGAATCAATGGCACGCAGCTCTTGAAACTATGGACGATCACATCCCTGTCCCGGCCAGCTTCCCGCAGGAGAAAGAGAATCAGGACGTGAACTATCAGTTCATGTCGACGTTCAAAGAAGAGCACAGTAATCCACGACAACGCTGGACCGAAGGCGAATCCATCGACGGGAAAAGTGAATTTTCCTATGGCCGCCAGCCCGGTATCGATACCGCCGATATCGAGGAAATGATCGACGAGATGTACAACGAAGCGAACTGA
- a CDS encoding DUF2243 domain-containing protein, whose amino-acid sequence MDRQERQRPNRSREAATNVPARALFAAGIFGFGFSGLIDVIVLHHILQWHHLVSAIYPMTTLSGLRMNIFADGLFSIGMILVMGIGGGLVWRSERRTSVPLAFRPLAGAAVIGLGVFDLFDVVVNHAVLGLHHAVSRGGRYDPHWAIVSIGIILVGVYVYRTGLKNERGAVDNS is encoded by the coding sequence ATGGACAGGCAAGAGAGACAGCGGCCCAATCGATCGCGCGAAGCCGCGACGAATGTGCCGGCACGAGCACTTTTTGCGGCTGGAATCTTCGGATTTGGATTCAGTGGTCTCATCGACGTGATTGTGCTCCACCACATTCTCCAGTGGCACCATCTCGTATCAGCGATCTATCCGATGACCACGCTCAGTGGGCTTCGGATGAACATCTTTGCGGATGGATTGTTCTCGATCGGAATGATACTCGTGATGGGGATCGGCGGGGGTCTCGTGTGGCGATCCGAGCGACGAACTAGTGTTCCGTTAGCGTTCCGGCCGCTGGCTGGGGCAGCTGTGATCGGTCTTGGGGTGTTCGATCTCTTCGATGTCGTTGTGAACCACGCAGTGTTAGGGCTTCATCACGCAGTATCCCGCGGAGGTAGATACGATCCCCATTGGGCCATAGTGAGCATCGGCATCATTCTTGTTGGCGTTTACGTCTATCGAACAGGGCTGAAAAATGAACGGGGAGCAGTGGACAACTCGTGA